A window of Castanea sativa cultivar Marrone di Chiusa Pesio chromosome 8, ASM4071231v1 genomic DNA:
gtCCTTGCTATGATAATTTCAAACGCTTCATCCATCATGGATccttcttttctattttctattttattttgcaaTTCAACAGTCATAAAACTGTTTGATAGTTTTAAGCATTTAAAATATTCTATTTAGCATTGCATTCCTTTCAgaaatttagtaaaatttttgtaaagacaTGGAACATTGAATcataataacttattttatttggtGTCATAGTGTCCAAGTGGCCACACTCTATGTTCAAACTGCAAGGTTAGAGTGCACAACTGTTGCCCTGCGTGCCGACATGAGCTTGGAAATATAAGGTGCTTGGCTTTAGAGAAAGTAGCAGAGTCCTTAGAGCTCCCTTGCAGGTACCAAATATTGGGTTGTCATGATATTTTTCCATACTACAGCAAGCTCAAACATGAGAAAAACTGTAAATATCGTCCATACAACTGCCCTTATGCTGGAGCTGATTGTTCTGTGACTGGTGATATCCCATTCCTTGTCATGCATCTCAAGAATGATCACAAGGTTGACATGCATGATGGGTGTAGTTTCAGCCACAGATATGTGAAATCCAATCCCCAAGAAGTTGGGAATGCTACGTGGATGTTAACTGTAAGagctcttctctctctcagcgccccccccccccccccccccccaacaacaTACACACACATCAAGGAAAATTGCACGAGTGTGTTATATGAGGTAAAGGCAGGGGAAAATTCTTTCCCACCTCATGAAGAAAAGTCAATTTGGTTGCTTCAACATggaatacaagaaaataaatatgaacCTCACAATTGTCCTTGATGGGATATGATGAATGCCAGCTGGATTTCCTGTGGAATTATGCATTTACTTTTCTGATTCaatctgtcaaaaaaaaaaagaaaagttcttTCTGCCTTTTATTTGGCTTGTGAAATGAATGGGTGGAACTGGGCTTAAGCTTATGGAAGGCTGAAAAAGGAAGCTATATTTGTGCATTATCTTGTACCTTATCCCATTATCACCAATATCCTAATGGTGATGTAATGCAACTTTGTTCTCTTGCATCCAATTCTATTTGATTTGCACCAACCATCTAAAAAACTATCTTGTAATTCTTTCATCTGGTGCAGGTCTTCAACTGTTTTGGCCGTCAGTTCTGCTTGCATTTTGAGGCTTTCCTTCTAGGAATGGCACCCGTTTACATGGCCTTCCTGCGGTTCATGGGTGATGAAGATGAGGCAAAGCAATTTAGCTACAGTCTGGAAGTTGGCAGAAATGGAAGGAAACTTACATGGCAAGGTATACCAAGGAGTATCCGTGATAGCCATAAGAAAGTACGGGATAGTCAAGATGGATTAATCATTCAGAGAAACTTGGCACTCTTATTTTCGGGTGGTGATAAGCAGGAGTTGAAGCTGAAAATATCTGGTCGTATATGGAAGGAGTAATAAGATATTATAGAAACTTCTTTGGAAATGCTGTTTTGGGAAAATTGAAAggtgccaattttttttttcaccctgTAAATAGATAGATGTTGTATTTCTTATTGATTGAGGTCACTTTCATTTATGTATCAATCTAGGAGGGCATCTTTCCTTGTTGATTTCAATGTTTTGGTATTTCAAATTTACTTGGCACGCATAATTAAAACCTACTCACAATGTTATTGAAGTGTGAGGAATTAGGTATAATAAGGATAACTGTGCTCtaaaaccttttcttttcactttattaaacacaattgAATATAAAGAAACATTTCTAAGATGTATaaccagaaaacaaaaacaataagaagaaaagaacaagaaatGTTCAGGAAATGATTTGAAATTGGTACGTTGGTTCATTATTTTTTCCTAGTGTCATATATTTCAGTTGACCCTCTTACAATCAAGCCTTATCTCTCCATTATTTCCTGTCAAGGGGCTTATATTTCCCATTTTAATCATTGACTTAGCAAAATTGTCAAAGAATTCACTCTGACTATTAGCAAAACGGTTTACAATGTCAACTGTGTCAGCCCCAGTAGTTGAGAACAACTCCTGATCAGTTTGGAGAAGGCCTTGGTTGTTTTGAAGGTTTGTGAAGTAGTTATTATCAAAGCCATTAGGAGTAGAGGGATCAAGATTGGTTATGGCATTGCCATTCCCACCGTCCGGACATGTTTGGCGAAGCGTTCCCAAGTATGTTGTGTCTAGGCTGGGGTCTGGATTTCCGGTGCTGCTGAAGTTGTAAAGCCGGTGACTAAAAACCCTACATTGTGCCCGCCCAAATGTATGTGCACCTGAAAAACAaccatatccatcaaatttcAAAACGTTAGTCTTATACATATAGTGAAAGGGTCCGAGATCATGTTAACCGCATGTGACATCTAAGTAACAATTAGAACTCCTGATAATCACATTATAAAATTCACAGACTTAAGATctgtttggataaaacttattgctgaaaactgaaaacactgtagcaaaataattttaaaatgtgtgaatagtaccgcgggacccatttttaatgaaaaagttgctgaaaagtgaaatttgtgggtccgtgaacagtgcacgaatgcactgttcacagaagacTGGGTCAATAACTgcgactgaaaaaaaaaaaaaactgcaaacGCAAACGCAGCATTTTTCAGTGGAATCCAAACGCCCACTTAGTATAAGTATGACATGGGATGCCTCTATAAAGAAATTTTGGACATAGATGTGACATGACCTATAGGCAATGCTGAATGAGTGTGAAATTtgtttatgggaaaaaaaaatattaagcttCAATAATATCAGACTTTGGTTgtttttgtgattgtttttactTACCAGATAAAGCAACTAGATCAGTGGAATCAAGTCCCACAGCAGTAAACTTGGCTGTGATGTTGCTAAGGCTTTCAAAAGGACTTGGAATGGAAGTATTAGCACCTGCTTGGTTGGCTGACTTGCTATCTCTTCTTCCCAATTGAACTTCCCATGTTGGGCCTCCAGCCTGCAACAGTCAGTTTATTGTTCATTGGGTTGGGGCAATGAAATCCCTATCTACTATATATTACCATGCATTTTTATTCACTCGAATACTATTTAAGTTGAGGAtttccttctccaaaaaaataaaaaataaaaaattgaggatTTAAATAGAGTTAGCAATATGTAATTAAGTTATATTTGATAATAGTGCCTACATATACGAGTCAATTATTCAAACCCTCAAATCATAATTTGTGTTGCAAAAatgttaatctttttttttcgaAGCTCAAATATGAGTTCCATAAATAACCATATGGTTCATATTTTACAAATAGAAGTTCTTTGTACGTTGTTTTATAATTCTATTTATATCTTGATCGCCTCATACGGTCACAACACTCATACCCATTTTTATATCATAGTCTATGCTCATTGTTtactacaaattaaaaaagacaacgttagaaaagaaattaacaacattttttaaaattgtttcagATCATGATTTcttcaataataatagtattaaaTCATTATGTGGAGCTTTAGAAAATATGTACTTAGCCTGATTTTTGTACGGGAAGtcttgtagattttttttatctatgaAATCCAGTAATCTGTCTTTCaccataattattaattagaaGAAGGTCGATAGTGTTTATAGAGTAGTTGGTTTGACCATTAGATAACTTGTAACATCAACTTAGAATTAGCGTAACAATTAAAcaaattataagaaattttacaTACGTAGTCCTTGAAGAATTTATAGTACATTCATACATGTTcaaatgaatgaagaaatagctataatatgatattataagaatattttttaagatatatatagagaatatatatatatatatatatatatatatatatgtatatatattaagttttgtCCAAACATGATATCATCAAGAACAGACTAAGTTGTCATGTGTCTAGGTTTAATTTGtcggtgttttttttttttccccatgtCCTCTTGGCTGGCCTGTTTAAGTTTTTAAGTAATTTTGCTACTAAAagattttgtttattaattgtaatttgaacgttttattattattattattattattattattattattattaaaaaagtaattaattgaGTGCAAAATAACAAGATGGAAAttactatatagtatatatattagctATAATATgctaataataatgaaaaactaaaatgttttatatatagGACGATATGATGATAGAATTAGTGAATATTACCATAGAAACCAATATCTGAGAGGAAATGGCTAAAATATCAGCACATGAAACTACTCCTGGGCAAACATTCTCTAATGCAGTTTTAATATCATCGACCACATCAAACCCAGCTGCTGAGTCGGCATTAGGAGCTGCATTTTTCTCACTCGCTATGCCATCTGCGTCATCTAGCAAAATTGAGCCATCACACCCCTACATGACCAGATGCACATAGTGAAATATATGTGGTAGCATTCGAAAATATAAAgtatatacaaaagaaaatttcaatgcAAAATCTCCTGGGTCCATGTGACACACTATTTGCTGTGTTCTAAAGCTCATATACGTGCGTACAAGGGTGCAAACTACAAACAATGGGTTAAAAAGGGCCATTAATTTAAAGCACAACTCTTCTTGACTTCATTGTGCATGCATATATATGCTATTCTTCTTATATACGCAAAAACATACACATACGTACACACATTTGCAGAAATTACTGAATGATCAAGAGAGAAATTTACATCAACAAAGCAATCATGGAAGTGAAGGCGGATGAGCTTGGCACCAATTCGTTCATCATTCTGTGCAGCCTGCTGCACTACACCACGTACAATGCTCGACACATTTGCACACGTGGTATCGTAAAACGTAGGGTTCAGTTGAGCAATAGaacttgaaaacaataaacttGTAAAGAGAATCGTTACTTGAACTGAAAATGTAAacatagttttatttttttcctttgtcttggGGATGTTGAAATGGAATTGAAATTTGAGAGATGGACTTGCATTGTGAGACACCATATTGCACCCTTTATATAGGGAGAGTTAGTGGGGGGTGAGTAGGTGAAAGTGGAGCCAAGAGTTTAATTGTATGTTAAGCAAATGAGTAGAAAAGTCAATCTCTTACGTTTGatgagagtgaaaaaaaaaaaaagaagtggaaTTTTCATATGTATGATGTAGGATTTAAGAATCTTTTATTTCATAGAAAAATTCAATCGTCGGTTAACTGTTCTAAATATCTAGGAAAAGTAGTCCTTTTTTTAGAAAGGAAAAGTAGTCctttcaaaaaaggaaaagtagtTCATTACTTAACATATCTCTGGCTTGCAATATTAGCTAGGACATAGGGCATAACAGCAGACTACATGAGTAAAGCCATGTAAAATAGTGGAACTTCCTATGTGACCAAAATTCTCTCTATCCTAAGTAAAAGCCAGTGCCCTAGTCTTGGCCATATTACTAGTCCTTATTACATCAACTGTAACCCTAGATTAATCAAGGGTTggcataataaattaattttgttgtaAATTCTGAGTGTTGTATGTACAATTGTTTGACACAAATGATAATCCAATACTTACTCTTCTCTTTCAATATTTGTGACCAATGAAAGGAACCTTCGCTTAATTCACACAAATTCTGGATGTATTATTGCTCTTCAAAGAATTCACACAAGTGATTTTCTCTCCCTTATTTCCCTTGACTTTTTCCAATGCTCACTCAATTTTCCCCTCCATGAACACGGTGTTAGCTGTACAATTTGTCCAATTTTAATTATGCTGACTTGTAGTTCTTATTAGTTTCACCTAAAATGGAGACAATGGCTCATAATGCAAAGCAATGTAGTGGTTCCATGTGATGAGATACTCTATAAAATTGACTATAGGAAAATGAAGACATAGTCTTAATTAATCTAACCAGCTAGCTAGCATGCCTTacaagaaaatttcatcaacactaaaatTCTTCATAGGAACTTATATGTATTGCTTCAAGGACAATCCTTCTTACGTATAGAAAAATGGTATTATCC
This region includes:
- the LOC142607632 gene encoding E3 ubiquitin-protein ligase SINAT2-like, giving the protein MFCKEVTESCTTSMDPDLATSSAELGSSTYRKADPGLGGNPGRPSNNDVQDLLECPVCMDLMYPPIYQCPSGHTLCSNCKVRVHNCCPACRHELGNIRCLALEKVAESLELPCRYQILGCHDIFPYYSKLKHEKNCKYRPYNCPYAGADCSVTGDIPFLVMHLKNDHKVDMHDGCSFSHRYVKSNPQEVGNATWMLTVFNCFGRQFCLHFEAFLLGMAPVYMAFLRFMGDEDEAKQFSYSLEVGRNGRKLTWQGIPRSIRDSHKKVRDSQDGLIIQRNLALLFSGGDKQELKLKISGRIWKE
- the LOC142607631 gene encoding peroxidase A2-like, yielding MFTFSVQVTILFTSLLFSSSIAQLNPTFYDTTCANVSSIVRGVVQQAAQNDERIGAKLIRLHFHDCFVDGCDGSILLDDADGIASEKNAAPNADSAAGFDVVDDIKTALENVCPGVVSCADILAISSQILVSMAGGPTWEVQLGRRDSKSANQAGANTSIPSPFESLSNITAKFTAVGLDSTDLVALSGAHTFGRAQCRVFSHRLYNFSSTGNPDPSLDTTYLGTLRQTCPDGGNGNAITNLDPSTPNGFDNNYFTNLQNNQGLLQTDQELFSTTGADTVDIVNRFANSQSEFFDNFAKSMIKMGNISPLTGNNGEIRLDCKRVN